The following is a genomic window from Geminicoccus roseus DSM 18922.
TACGGCCAGATCGCCGCCGCGGTGCTGCTCTCGATCACGCCCACCCTCCTCCTGGCACTCTACGCGCAGCGCTACCTCGTCGAGGGTCTGTCGCTCGGCGCGGTGAAGGGCTGATCCGACATGGCATTCCTCGACCTCGACCGCATCTCGGTCGCCTTCAAGAAGGAGCGGGTGCTCAAAGAGGCATCGCTCCAGGTCGAACGCGGCGAGACGGTCGTCGTGTTCGGCCCGTCGGGCGGCGGCAAGACCGTGCTGCTCCGGCTGGTCTCGGGCGTGATGCAGCCGGACAGCGGCGACGTGCGCCTGGGCGGCAAGTCGCTGCTGGGCGCCGGCCCGGAAGAGCGCGACGTCGGCATGGCGTTCCAGAACTTCGCGCTCTACCCGCACATGCCGGCCTACGAGAACATCGCGAGCCCCCTGCGCGCCCGGGGGCTGGCCGAGAGCGAGATCGAGCGGCGGGTCCACGAGACCGCGCGCCTGCTCAAGATCGACCATGTCCTCAAGCATTTCCCCAAGGAGCTCAGCAACGGCCAGAAGCAGCGCACCGCGCTCGGCCGCGCCCTGATCCGCGGGCCGGAAGTGCTGCTGCTCGACGATCCGCTTCGCAACGTGGATGCCAAGCTGCGCTACGAGATGCGCATCGAGCTGCCGCGCCTGCTCAAGAGCTTCGGCGGCGCTGTGCTCTACGTCACCCAGGACTACAAGGAGGCCATGGCGCTGGGCGACCGCGTGGCGGTGCTGCTGGACGGCAAGTTCCTGCAGATCGACCATCCGGCCGAGGTCTACAAGCGCCCGGCCGACGTGCGGATCGCCAAGCTGTTCGGCGATCCGACCATCAACCTCTATCCGGTCCGCCCCAGGGCCGGCCGGACCGGCACCGAGATCGACATCTTCGGCGGCACGGTCGTCCTGCCCGGCACGCACGACC
Proteins encoded in this region:
- a CDS encoding ABC transporter ATP-binding protein, with protein sequence MAFLDLDRISVAFKKERVLKEASLQVERGETVVVFGPSGGGKTVLLRLVSGVMQPDSGDVRLGGKSLLGAGPEERDVGMAFQNFALYPHMPAYENIASPLRARGLAESEIERRVHETARLLKIDHVLKHFPKELSNGQKQRTALGRALIRGPEVLLLDDPLRNVDAKLRYEMRIELPRLLKSFGGAVLYVTQDYKEAMALGDRVAVLLDGKFLQIDHPAEVYKRPADVRIAKLFGDPTINLYPVRPRAGRTGTEIDIFGGTVVLPGTHDHLRDRECLMALRPEHVHVHTETIEDGVPMELEAVTPLNVRTVLFLKTQDDRELLATCSEHEQGRFGRGHRAVHAQIDFDRALFFDAASGVLLPAAA